The following proteins are co-located in the Papaver somniferum cultivar HN1 unplaced genomic scaffold, ASM357369v1 unplaced-scaffold_128, whole genome shotgun sequence genome:
- the LOC113331886 gene encoding uncharacterized protein LOC113331886 produces the protein MEINRGLQDNTIRKRFFTIKLDNEIDRQYIKEGKWESLNQVLQVRKWISNFRPESQRTSKDMVWVRLPGLGLEFWSEKILFKICKEIGTPIKLDEATARCEVGYYANVLVEIDFAKTVPNKVWIGTKYGGFLQSISIPVCPKFCHTCKIVSHNIVECRVDKNKKQQASNIQNNMSSATTNIKQQTPKAGKPHIPFDICDRSEVVKSGSNTERRQSSIPSVTNTQVLEEDVVISNIVTPINIVSNSIPDIINSGRFNIINQDEIEQEDDISVNEEIIAEQESPKQSLSTAIPEVESVVKFVDVVSGKVSKKYKSQNKNMGDNIEDQLGILDVPKLLKLAEENSLQNSTVTFVHGSNGKVTNEVVQVTSWANMVEKETVTGNSSSSPSKIKGVKTAPVNNKYNFRKNQNKGGTKNPLNKQ, from the coding sequence ATGGAAATTAACAGGGGATTGCAAGATAATACCATTAGGAAGAGGTTTTTCACAATAAAGTTAGACAATGAAATTGATCGTCAATACATTAAGGAAGGAAAATGGGAGAGTCTGAATCAAGTATTACAAGTACGAAAGTGGATCTCTAATTTTCGCCCTGAAAGTCAAAGAACTTCAAAAGATATGGTATGGGTTAGATTACCTGGTTTAGGACTTGAATTTTGGAGTGAGAAGATATTGTTTAAGATTTGCAAGGAAATTGGTACACCAATCAAACTAGATGAAGCTACTGCAAGATGTGAGGTTGGGTATTATGCAAATGTCTTAgttgaaattgattttgcaaaAACTGTTCCAAATAAGGTCTGGATTGGTACTAAATACGGAGGTTTTCTTCAAAGCATATCAATTCCAGTATGTCCTAAATTTTGTCACACTTGCAAGATTGTAAGTCATAACATTGTCGAATGTAGAGTTGATAAGAACAAAAAACAGCAAGCAAGTAATATTCAGAATAATATGTCTTCTGCAACAACTAATATTAAACAACAAACTCCTAAGGCAGGTAAACCTCATATTCCTTTTGATATTTGTGATAGGTCTGAGGTTGTGAAGAGTGGTTCTAATACAGAAAGAAGACAGAGTAGTATACCTAGTGTTACAAATACTCAAGTGCTTGAAGAAGATGTTGTTATTTCTAATATTGTTACACCTATCAATATTGTTAGTAACTCCATACCAGATATTATTAACAGTGGAAGATTTAATATTATTAATCAAGATGAAATTGAACAAGAAGATGACATAAGTGTGAATGAGGAAATTATTGCAGAACAGGAATCTCCAAAACAATCTTTAAGTACTGCAATCCCTGAAGTGGAGAGTGTAGTTaaatttgttgatgttgtttcagGTAAAGTTTCTAAAAAATATAAGAGTCAAAATAAGAATATGGGGGATAATATAGAAGATCAATTAGGTATTCTTGATGTTCCAAAATTACTCAAGTTAGCTGAGGAAAATAGCTTGCAAAATAGTACTGTTACATTTGTTCATGGTTCTAATGGTAAAGTAACTAATGAAGTTGTTCAAGTTACATCTTGGGCAAATATGGTTGAAAAAGAAACGGTGACAGgaaattcttcttcatcaccaagtAAAATAAAGGGAGTTAAAACTGCTCCAGTCAACAACAAATACAACTTCAGGAAAAATCAGAACAAAGGGGGTACTAAGAACCCCCTAAACAAACAATGA